Proteins encoded within one genomic window of Triticum aestivum cultivar Chinese Spring chromosome 2D, IWGSC CS RefSeq v2.1, whole genome shotgun sequence:
- the LOC123050859 gene encoding protein FAR-RED ELONGATED HYPOCOTYL 3-like, with protein MTLVDMILHYENAVVRIRENEARDDCTASQSLPVPVTSSRELEIAASHVFTPANFYMLQADLRKIGGMEIVEIKLGDGSQQYIVAWKNNRKSRFWVEYTPVNSAETIRCSCRRMIRKGLPCKHIFHVLKYLNISEIPKCLVLVRFTKDARLGLPARRTSDLLGFGWTGAAERMKYSQVSVLASEAMHAACKHPTLWDQLQESLKTVIAKSHEYDQLKENLSKKTADLSTCAIEYVDDGEGNIVEVHDPIKVSTKGATKVDENRPMSKNGRPLSYDEIRIRCGACKLLGHTKRSKKCKLNKKSVVGEEE; from the exons atgaccctggtggatatgattttgcactatgagaacGCCGTTGTACGTATCCGTGAGAATGAGGCACGAGATGATtgcacggcctcacagagtttaccggtgccagttactagctcgagggaacttgagatagctgcttctcacgtcttcactccagcaaacttctatatgttgcaagctGATCTTAGGAAAATTGGtggcatggagattgtagaaataaagctcggagacggatcacagcagtacatcgtggcctggaagaataaccggaagagccgtttttgggtggagtacactccagtaaattccgcagaaactataaggtgcagctgcagaagaatgattcgaaagggtctaccttgcaagcacatattccatgtactgaagtacttgaatatatctgaaataccaaagtgtttagttcttgtgcGGTTCACGAAAGAcgcaaggttgggactgcccgcCAGGCGCACAAGCGATCTGTTGGGATTTGGATGGACTGGAGCAGctgaaagaatgaaatatagccaggtcagtgtgttGGCTTCAGAAGCTATGCATGCAGCATGCAAACACCCAactttgtgggatcagttacaggagAGTTTGAAGACCGTGATAGCTAAGAGCCATGAGTATGATCAGCTAAAGGAAAATTTGAGTAAGAAAACGGCTGATCTTAGTACTTGTGCAATTGAATATGTAgacgatggtgaaggcaacatAGTTGAAGTTCATGATCCTATTAAAGTATCAACGAAAGGTGCAACTAAGGTAGATGAGAACCGCCCTATGTCGAAAAATGGTAGGCCACTTTCGTACGACGAGATCAGAATCAGGTGCGGCGCATGCAAATTGCTAGGGCACACTAAACGcagcaagaaatgcaaactaaataAGAA AAGCGTGGTGGGCGAAGAAGAGTAG
- the LOC123056201 gene encoding uncharacterized protein, with amino-acid sequence MPCMLRNASVLMFMLGLVRYGERVCALKRANTGASGNKYRSLETITRSSLTRPPTDWRDTEGRLRIAHLLMDVPKDLFQGPLTNIVLHLSGDDDVVPVDELYKVVEMQLSLTHDVVYSKAEAIQTWYGLCIHVISPVFTVVAFVLFHRSGLSAGDQYSRVDVIITYVLLGGAVTLEMVSTLRVMFSRWPSAILGKLAYGMAGQERRVWGLLARSIAYIRRFILPKRDGSRWWWSCSMGQQNLIDLCVGSRTSPKSKIAVWMGVEVWWNTLVYSHSIPVSRTVKELLVKQVLMSNQGRKDEYFLYSKSMEEEPDHIINSRGRAALQKWRRLYDLEQFVNMNFDQSILAWHIATDIYLRWRRDQEQVDADHVSSLAEATEAISNYMLFLLAARPYMLPGSVSRAMYVDMCYCLTSLNCHRTKDLVNFLTTPSYSWLEIFDRTKRGHIRRNKTLQAAYKLACKLCGRPDTLEMISQVWAEMLCYAGYKCSGYSHAKQLSNGGELLTVAALVVEYYRRNILKPRSKPEEEQEVTRATNLLATGRLTAATEIDLEPTRNVPLPLPGFGSLEAPLDEPRSPSSEPNDEISPV; translated from the coding sequence ATGCCATGCATGCTTCGGAATGCATCTGTCCTCATGTTCATGTTGGGCCTTGTCAGGTACGGGGAGAGGGTGTGTGCTCTAAAGCGTGCCAACACTGGAGCATCGGGCAACAAGTATCGCTCCTTGGAGACGATCACTCGTTCTTCTTTAACCAGACCTCCTACGGATTGGAGGGACACAGAGGGCCGGCTGCGGATAGCCCACCTCCTAATGGATGTTCCCAAGGATCTATTCCAGGGTCCTTTGACCAACATAGTGCTACACCTGAGCGGCGACGATGATGTCGTCCCCGTGGATGAGCTATACAAGGTGGTGGAGATGCAACTCAGCTTGACGCACGATGTCGTGTACAGCAAGGCCGAGGCGATCCAAACATGGTATGGCCTCTGCATTCACGTCATTTCTCCCGTGTTCACCGTCGTTGCTTTTGTGCTATTTCATAGGTCGGGCTTGTCAGCTGGTGATCAGTACAGCAGAGTAGACGTTATCATCACATATGTTTTGTTAGGTGGGGCTGTTACGTTGGAGATGGTTTCAACACTAAGGGTCATGTTCTCGAGATGGCCAAGCGCGATACTagggaagctagcctatggcatggcGGGACAGGAAAGGCGCGTGTGGGGTTTGCTTGCCCGTTCAATCGCGTATATCCGCCGATTTATCCTTCCTAAGAGGGATGGGTCGAGATGGTGGTGGTCGTGCTCTATGGGGCAACAAAATCTGATTGACTTGTGTGTTGGTAGTAGGACGAGCCCAAAAAGCAAAATTGCGGTTTGGATGGGGGTTGAGGTCTGGTGGAACACACTGGTTTACTCGCACTCCATCCCCGTCTCTAGAACTGTCAAGGAACTACTGGTGAAACAGGTGCTCATGAGTAATCAGGGCAGGAAGGATGAGTACTTCTTGTACTCTAAGTCCATGGAAGAGGAGCCAGATCACATCATCAATTCACGGGGTCGGGCGGCCTTACAGAAGTGGCGCCGTTTATACGATTTGGAGCAGTTTGTGAATATGAACTTTGATCAGAGCATCCTCGCGTGGCACATAGCCACTGATATCTACCTCCGTTGGCGCAGAGATCAGGAGCAAGTTGATGCAGATCATGTGTCTTCCCTTGCTGAGGCAACCGAGGCGATCTCGAATTACATGCTTTTCCTCCTTGCCGCACGCCCCTACATGTTACCAGGATCTGTAAGCCGCGCTATGTATGTTGATATGTGCTATTGTCTCACGAGTCTAAATTGCCACAGAACCAAGGATTTGGTCAACTTCCTAACGACGCCGTCATACAGTTGGTTGGAAATATTTGATAGAACAAAAAGAGGGCATATTCGTCGTAACAAAACACTGCAAGCAGCATACAAGCTTGCCTGCAAGCTGTGTGGCAGACCTGATACACTAGAGATGATCTCACAAGTGTGGGCGGAGATGTTGTGCTACGCGGGGTACAAATGCAGCGGGTATTCTCATGCCAAACAGCTGAGCAACGGCGGCGAGCTCCTCACTGTTGCTGCCCTTGTGGTGGAGTACTACAGAAGAAACATCCTCAAACCTAGGAGCAAGCCAGAAGAGGAGCAAGAGGTAACGCGGGCAACCAACCTTCTTGCAACTGGTAGGCTCACGGCTGCGACAGAGATCGATTTGGAACCTACTAGGAATGTACCGCTACCCCTGCCTGGCTTTGGCTCTCTTGAGGCGCCCCTTGATGAaccacggagcccatcgtctgagCCGAACGATGAGATATCCCCGGTCTGA